The following are encoded together in the Zingiber officinale cultivar Zhangliang chromosome 8A, Zo_v1.1, whole genome shotgun sequence genome:
- the LOC122008104 gene encoding transcription factor bHLH130-like: protein MYGSPSMPASKDLSSILFAGNHPQEHPMSSGGLLRYRSAPSSLLGEIREDFLPVSSPPCPETATSAAMFCRFLAEDIQIRDDVPPGRGGAAAAQPLLPQFTTLASAERSGALFSPASQQNHQQQQQQQQLARVMEQTKNGGAAASGSSNLVRHRSSPAGVLSHLNANAGYPNISKNQISFSSIQNISEVVIAGSSSDDSSGYIPRFPSSNNWENFSRGKSTIDDNLNPTELEARNHAPTLPHQFSLPPKPSPEMAAVENYLHFQDSGPFKIRAKRGCATHPRSIAERVRRTRISERIKKLQELVPNMDTQTNTADMLGLAISYIKDLQEQVQTLSESRSSCTCSSGKQKQDHHHHHPSA from the exons ATGTATGGATCGCCGTCGATGCCGGCGTCGAAGGATCTAAGCTCCATTCTGTTCGCCGGAAACCACCCTCAGGAGCACCCGATGAGCTCCGGCGGCCTCCTCCGCTACCGATCGGCTCCGAGCTCCCTGCTCGGAGAAATCCGCGAGGATTTCCTCCCGGTGAGCTCCCCCCCGTGTCCCGAGACAGCAACAAGCGCCGCCATGTTCTGTAGATTTTTAGCCGAGGATATCCAGATCCGCGACGACGTGCCCCCCGGACGAGGTGGCGCGGCCGCAGCCCAGCCGCTCCTCCCTCAGTTCACTACGCTGGCGTCGGCGGAGCGGAGTGGAGcacttttctcccctgcttcgcAGCAAAATcaccagcagcagcagcagcagcagcagctcgCGAGGGTGATGGAGCAAACTAAGAACGGCGGCGCCGCCGCCTCCGGCTCATCAAATCTCGTAAGGCACAGAAGTTCCCCCGCCGGAGTTCTCTCTCATCTCAACGCGAATGCTG GATATCCAAACATATCAAAGAATCAAATCAGCTTCTCTTCAATCCAAAACATCTCCGAGGTCGTCATCGCCGGGAGCAGCTCCGACGACAGCAGCGGATACATACCGCGATTCCCGTCGAGCAATAATTGGGAGAACTTTTCGCGGGGAAAGAGCACGATCGACGATAATCTCAATCCAACAGAGCTCGAGGCGAGGAATCACGCGCCGACTCTGCCCCATCAGTTCAGCTTGCCGCCGAAGCCCTCGCCGGAAATGGCCGCCGTGGAGAACTACTTGCACTTCCAGGACTCAGGCCCATTTAAGATCCGAGCCAAGCGAGGTTGCGCGACTCATCCCCGAAGCATAGCCGAGAGA GTGAGGAGAACAAGAATCAGTGAAAGAATAAAGAAGCTGCAGGAACTAGTCCCAAACATGGATACg CAAACCAACACTGCAGACATGTTAGGTCTGGCCATCAGCTACATCAAAGATCTCCAAGAACAAGTTCAG ACACTTTCCGAGAGCAGGTCGAGCTGCACCTGTTCATCTGGCAAGCAGAAGCaagatcatcatcatcatcacccaTCAGCTTGA